ACGTTCAAAATTTATTCGGTTAGAAATGATTAAATAACTGTGAAATGTATCCATGTTAAGgcattctttttcttgtccACCTTCACTATAGCCCATCTAGTaagaatttcaaaagaaactGTTCAATTAATGGACTCTGTTAATAATTTCACACTTCGTGCGGTTcccttatttttgtttattcattattatttttaatacagGTCCAAATATGAACTTCAAGAATTTCTGAAACCGAGCTTGAGAATTTTATCGTCCAACTCAGACAAAAGCAACATCCAAGCAAGCTTTTCTTCAAAGATCATGAACAGTTTTCGTTCTAATTCTTCACAAAAATCAGTGAGCTCTTGCTATACCTTTTGttattagtttttcttaaattatataactttGTTAATTTACACAAGtgtaaattagtttttgaCTAATGAATAATGACATCTAGCCTATAGTATAAGtttcttaatatatttttttttattttctaaattttttattactaaAACTCAACTATATCTGTAAATTAAAGCAATCACAGCAAGGTATGGTAGAGTATATTGGATTATTGAAGGTCAAAGTGATTAAAGGGACAAACTTAGCTATCAGAGATATGATGTCGAGCGATCCTTATGTAGTCATGACTCTCGGTAAACAGGTTAGTAGTTTTCTCATTAACTTTCTTTGTGAACATCTAATTGTATATTGTTGTCTTAGAATTTGATCATATTTATAAGTAATGATTGTGCCATTCCATCTCACCTCGATGTAGATCATAACATTatgctgttttttcttttagactGTCCAGACAAGTGTAGTCAGGAGCAACTTGAATCCTGTGTGGAACGAGGAACTAACACTATCTGTACCTCAAGGTTTTGGATCTATAAAGTTGGTAAGTCTTTCTAAAGCTATTTCTACATGGTTCTCCGTGCTTAACTGATCATTCTAGTCTTTTTATAATAACTAAAGTTTGTTCTCCATCAACTAGTTTCATTACCATCAATCTATACTTAGTATGCACGAAATATTTGTATAAGATGGTAATATACTTGTCATCTTGTTTGAATGACTCAAGTGTTCTCAAATTCTTGTATGATTATGTTTGAATGACTCAAGTGTTCTTAAATTCTTGTATGATTAGTTCGTTAGCACGTTAGTTAGTTTACATCTTATAGGCTAGCCATtagatagttgcaaatagaAAGACTCATATTACATTGCTACTAGCTTTATCTTTATTGCTATTGAAATCGAATTTATCTGACTACATAAGATAACGTGGTTGAGATATTCAAGGCTCAGTTTGATCATTTCGGTTACTTTTTATATGCTTATTATGTCTCATTGTGTTTGGAGCATTAGACTcttcatttatcaataaaaagtgttatttccatttcaatatatatatatataaataaggtTTATGGTTTATATATgtacatacatacacatatatagatatacatatatgtcCGTGTGTGAAGTTATGTTAAATGGACGAGAGAATACAAGAAccaaatttagtaattttcaaagttaacaaacaatttgtttaaaagatcatttttcctttattgtaTGATGTGTTGCTCTAGTCTTAAACGAAGTTCAACGATTTCGTTTTGAACGATTATCTTTTCTCTTACAATACATACACATTAATAGGAAACACCGTAGAATTTGTCAAACTCTAATGCTATGGTTATTGACAAATACTCTTTTATTACCAAATTGCAGGAAGTATACGACTATGACACATTTTCAGCCGACGACATAATGGGAGAAGCAGAGATTGATCTCCAACCCTTGATAACATCCGCAATGGCATTTGGAGATGCTGGAATGTTCTCAAACATGCAAATTGGTAAATGGCTGAAATCGCACGACAATGCTCTCATTAACGATAGCACCGTTAATATTGTTGATGGAAAGGTGAAACAAGAGATAGCTCTCAAGCTTCAAAATGTGGAATCGGGCGAACTAGATCTAGAGCTAGAATGGATGGCTCTTGAACAATAGGTACATATAAATCCATcctaattttattgaaatatgaGTGGTTAGTTATCTGGTATAGTCATTCTTATAGAATGGtattgtgtattttttttctttcttttatttgtttttcttctctatatTGGgctgaaatttttgtttatccATACTTTGTGGTCAGTAGTTGTAATTCTATGTATTCTCAAAATCTGATCACATACTTTCACTTGCTTTGCCCATTGGAGTTGAAACTCAACTTAAACATCTACATTTCAATATTCTTGTGCATTATATAAGCTacctaatttttaaattttgatttgaatttcaaatgtGTTACAAATAAAGTGAAAAGCTTATTactaattgaaaaacaaaattaatcctccatcaaatttatttaaaatagtttcatAAATTAGATTACCAACATGATAATTTTGTATAAGTTTGAGAGcttaatttttactattttaatgtTCATGATATAATAGCAACTACGactaaagttttgatttatgttattttccttatttaataataaaatatgtaaaagtaACTAGTTTATCACTATTaaatcaaccattttttttttttggtcaaaAGTTAACACCAAAAGCTTCatcattcatatcttttgaaaaagaaaaggaaaccaaCAAACAACCTAATATAATAATACCTCATGACAATTCCATTAATAATTGGGTATGGTGagtctaattattttaatttcaaatctgATCAGATTTCTTATTCAAAATCTACAGTCCCCACAGCTTATCATACTTACATGAAAAATCAAGAAGagaatattatttacttatagAAGAGGCAAACTCCAAACTCCAAACTCCAAACTCCAAACTCCAAACTCCAAACAAACTTCtcctgttttttttctttttattaatatagaCAAATTAATTGATACATGAGATTTATAGATTcccaaacaaacaattaatgGCAATAAAATTGTCtaattagataataaaatcaaatgtgAATTCTCAAACGgtaagaaaaaattggaactaagaaaaatatggCTATTTCATGACAGCTAAATTCTTGGTGTAAAGTTATCATCAATTATGATTATGATGATAATCATACTTTTATTTGTGATTATTATTTGGTGATAACGGCAttgatcttttatttttggcCTTAAAAATGTAGAATAACGTAGAACCCACTAATAAAGTGACACCTGTAATTCCACAAGCCGCCGTCGCCACCAATAATGCATTTCTCAGTCGTTTATTTCCACCGTCATGGTGGTTCCACCATCCCGGCGATTCACTCGAATTCAAGGTCTTCGGTATCGGCAATGCCACTTCCGGTGTCGGCGACGCTATTCCTCCGAAAAACGATCGCATCTCCGGTGACGATTTGTCTCCAACCGGTGGAGGGCTCTGAAACTCCAACCCATGCTCTGACGGGCGTATCTCCGACACTGCCGCGATCGATGCGATCAGTGAGAAGAAGGCGACGATGGCCGCCGAGGATTTGATGGGAATCATTGTGGGTGATTCCAGTGGGGGGGGATTTGGTTGGATTAGAAAGCAGTAGTGGAGAATTAGGGAAGGGATAGGGAATAAGAAAGGGGAGAGAGTGATTGAGAGATGTTAGGGATAATCATGGGAAGAAGATTGGGATTTGGCGTAAAGGAGAAGCAAAGGAAAGCGGttttaaaatcttgttttttcttttttgtttccggaaactttattttctgtttgGTACTTTGGACAAAAGGTTTGTGGAGAATGGGTATAAGCTCAAGCATCGCATTTCTATATCACTAAATAATACCAACATTTCTTCACACACAAATACTAATAATActgaatattattttataaacaaaaaaaataagaatactttgacaaaatatttatttatatttagatCATAATTATAGAGGGAGATTATAATCATAGGATATAAAATAATCCAAAGTGATGTATTTGAGTGGACAAGATTAAAACTTTGTACCAACTCTAatcatgatttcaaaatttcatccattgacttagaatataaaaataattgagaggTTGTTtagaatttcttttctttttttttaagttgtaaCTCAGACCCAATttgttaatctttttttttttttaatatttaaaatgctattttttaaataattttgtcagTGTCCCATACTTCTATATTTTCTGTACCTACtcatttattgttatttaacttaggtgtttatatatatatatatatattgatttattcCATGTGGGTTTCAAAAAAACCTTTTTGTTTAATCTGATTAAGaggagaaataaaatatggtTTAGACtgaattataattaatgttcATGTGAgctataaataaaattaaatacgaTGATAGTATCTATGATTTTGagtgttttaaattaaattacaagtttactCTTGAGTTTGATCGTTGGCTTACTTCTCTTAGTTTGATCTTACTTTTGAGTTGGCCAATGTGAGTTATTTGCATTGATAAGGTGTTGTTATCATACATTTTGATGACTAAAGACACGAAGTGTATAATTCACATAAGCATGTTGAAGTAAGGTCGTTAGGTTCATCGTCGTCGGTAGATTACTTACTCTTTCTTCTTGGATTTTCAAATAGGCATACTTATAATGTTCTTCTTTTAACTCTTGTGACGTTTATTAGGGTAATTAGTGTCCACGAGAttgcatttattttaacaatcaCCAAATTGGACGTAGTGCTAGTACGGTCTTAGATGGATTGTGACTCTGTAGATTTAAGACTTCAAAGCCAACGTTGAGCTCACTTTGAATATCTTGAGTCTGGACAATTAGCTTTCGAATTGAGGATCTCTGTTTTTTCCTTGTGGAATGCACACTTCTCCAAGCCATCTTTCGACATTCTATTGGTACACtcaaattgtatatttttcatcttaaCAATCGGATCATTTCCAACTATCTAACTCAACAATAACTGAAAGGTGGTCCATTATTGACACTATTTAAACCTCTTCTAGGATTGCGttcaataattttagtattattgacattattaattattactttaCAATCGTACAACAAAATAATGtagtttagttaattaaataattgtatatttaattacatttacACCCTCAAATTCCACGAAATAATTAAGGGagttaatttaaactttaaatactACATTTATCACTGACTAACATTAccaatctttaattaattgttttagtGAGGTTATTCCTACTAATGGTTGCCTACctttgacttttctttcttatttttccaATCAAGTGGAGAGATGAAAGAAATCCaaataattagttatttttttcttttaaaacattattatttattatctttcgtcctaatacttttattataaCACCGTTTTAGTTTAgagaattgtaaaaaatagcaaatttgacaaaatatttacaaattctatcaataataaacatttgatattcagttatattcttttatgaaTTATGTTGATACCCAAGGATatcaattactattatttatataatctaaaaattttatcttttattttaaaaaaaatactctcaaatatatatatatatatataattttattgtggTGAAATTTATTAGATCTTGTTTGAACAAAAACTAtctaaaattgtaataatcaTTGAATACCCTTTTGTAGTTTTCAATTAACAACCATCAACACTATTGattcaaaacttatatttaCTACGGTGTTTACTACTTgttatgatttttattattttatattaactGTCTTCTTATTTACTACAAcgtttgttgttttatttttaaattaaactaaaataatttataacttaaacatttactgttataactcaaactaaaacaatataacGATAAGTtactataatttaaactatatagaataatttatcTGTTGTTTAGTTCAATAACGAGGATAAATGTAAAGAATCAATTAAAAcgttatttgaaaattattggaccaaatttgaaattaagaaataagcaaaaaaaaaaagaaagactatatctatatatatatatttatatgtgaaAAGgataaaagaggaagaaaaaaaagagagtgggaagcaaattgttatttgttgGGGGCTGACCGTTGTCTCATGCGAAGAGCAAAAAAGAGTggatgaaaaaatgaattaatctCGTTGTGGTGTGTGATAGTAGCAGAGTGACCACCCAATCAAAAAGCAGCATCAGATTTCCGATTTGGCGGTGACCATTGAAACGCCACAGCCATGTGAGTTTCAAACAATCGACGCCCAACCAACCAACCAAACCTCTTCCCTCCTTTCCCAACTTTCCCAACTTTCCCAACTTTCCCAAATGACCAATTACTCTCTCCCTCACATCTGCCAGTGCCTCACCCGCATAGCCACCGCACCTCGACCTTCCCCACTCACCCTCGCCGCCAACAGACCTCAGACCGGCCAGCAGTTCGTCAACAGCGTCTTCGCGCTCGCCCGAGGCCTGCTTGATCTCGGTCTCCTTCCGGGAGATGTTGTTGTCATTTCTGCTTTCAACAggttctttttctctttctgctTTAtagttttcttcaatttggaATTGTAACTTTGAGTTTTCTAGCTGGCAGTGATTGGTACTTGGAGTGGTTGCTTGCGGTTGCATTTGTTGGCGCCATTGCTGCTCCTCTGAATTACAGATGGGTATGTTGAGTTTTTGTCGTGTTGAATGTAGAATGGTTTTTGTGGAAGTACATGCGTAATTGCATATAACAGTAATGATGCCTCTCAGTGCGTATTTCTGCTTTTGTGTTTGGAAGTCACGTTGATATCTCCGCTTGCATGCATGAATTTCTGTATGTAGAAGAACTTTGTGCTATACATCTTTTGGTATTCGGTTTTGAAGGGAGTGTCTAGTTTGATGAGTTGTTCTTTTTCATTCGGTGCTTGATGAACGTGCTAGATGTTTGTTGTTGAGATTTCTGAATTCAAAGGGTTGCGTGGCACAAATAAAACGATCAATAGCCTACTTGATTCCGAACctgaaaattcaatatatcTGCAAATTGTTTGTTCTGTTACTTCTGTTAGTTTTTCTTGGCTCTTGCCATTAATTGACATGCGTGGAACATACTTTTTTCGACGTGTAGAGCTTCGAAGAGGCACTATCTGCAATGGTAGCCGTGCAGCCAGTGATGTTGGTTATCGATGAGGGCGGCTGTCAATGGTATTCAAAGCTTCAAAACAATCACATACCTTCCTTGAGATGGCATGTCTTCATTGGTTCCCATCTACCGGGTTATGACAAGACAAGGGGAGGTGTGTAGtgtatttggtttttttccaTACAAAGCAAAGTAGAAGAAACTAATGTGCTAAttgctatttttcaattttctgtttctttctttgattaCTTTATCAACCTTTCTAATGCATGCGACTACAACTTGTCAGCATTGACCTCTGAAGAACTGAAGAAGCATTATGTAATAAACATGCCTCCAAATTTCCTCCATGCACCTGAAGGTGTAGCTCTAATATGCTTTACTTCAGGTCTGTGTTTTGCTTCGacttcactttctttttatgacaTGCTGGTTGAAGTGACATTGAGCGCCAAAGTTGTCAGCACTCCTTCTAGATAGTTTTGTGGCAAGAActgacatttttcttttagtagtTTGGTTCATATAAAGCATTTTGAAGCACCCATGACTTTTCTTGTAGACTTTATTCTGGTGTTATCTAAAGCTAAGAGTTTGCCCCCTGAGTTTAGAACTCACTGATTTGTTTTGACCGTCTTATTCATTGTAGGAACAACTGGAAGGCCAAAGGGTGTCGCTATCACACACTCGGCTCTGATTGTACAGACCCTTGCAAAAGTTGCTATTGTTGGTTATAGTGAGGATGATGTATGCTTTTCTGTAATATATGAAGGCTCTATCCATTAGGTTTAAGCATACAAAAGTCTTAGTATATTCCTTGAAGAGGCATTCAGTGGATGAATTCTAGAGCTCAAGTAGTTCAAGCAGAAATGACCCTGATGGTTTTAAGTGTCACATTTTCAGGTTTATTTACATACTGCTCCTTTGTGTCACATCGGTGGTTTGTCATCAGCCATTGCCATGCTAATGCTTGGAGCTCGCCATATATTAATTCCTAAGTTTGAGGTTAAGTCTGCTGTTGAAGCAATAGATCTATATGGTGTGACTTCTTTAATCACTGTCCCAGCGATGATGGCtgatttagtttctttaaTCAGGTGTCTTTATTTGTGCTTTGTTGGACTTATCCTACTTCTCTTGatgtttgtttcatttaaaagaattcttttctttcaaaaaagaaaaagagaccATTCTTGAAAAATGTATTCATGTCTATTCTCTTGAAAGGCATTTGTAATGTATCAAAACTAAGGAAATTTTAGTTCTCAAAGGGAATTTTTGTTGTGAAAAAGAATCGTCAAAAGTTTAAGGTCATTGTTTGTGAACAGTTGTCAAAATGCTCATCTATCTTTTAGAACAGAAATTTAATGAAACATTGTTTCTAAaagtagttttaatttaatgtaattttaactttacgttcttttaactttttttttaaatatttgtaagttgTTACATTTTGGTTTCCTAGTCTCATAGATTCTGAGCTCTATTTATGGATAAATATTCTTCTTTGACTATTTCTCATTGTGTTATTTtctggaaaagaaaatgaatttgttttcaacTGTTCTTAAAAATTGTTCTGTGCAAATCTACCACCTTGCAAAATCCACAAGGTGATGTTTCCTCTAGTTCGACTGTTTGGTCTTTATGTCAAAATGACTACTCTGAAGCTTGGTTTTCTTGGCCGTTTGAAACTGGCATGGGTGTGCTATGGTTTGTGAAGGTGTCAATTATCTCACTTAGCTCTTATACAAATTTCAGGGAAAGAGATAATGGCAAAACAAGAGAAAGTGTGAAGAAGATATTAAATGGAGGTGGGGGGCTACCATTAGAGCTAATCAAAGATGCCGTGGGCATTTTTCCTAGAGCTAAGCTTGTGTCAGCTTACGGTTAGTTTCTTGTATCTTATCTTTTCCTCTTGTGAGCTATGAATCTGTTAGGAACCAAGGTAGTATTGGATGCCTTTGTCCCACATTGCTTAGAGTGAGATAACCAATGTGGTACTTAAGTGGCTTGGCTCTCTCACCCCGTTAACAGCCTTTTGGGTTGTAATTCTCCAAGATGATTAGATTAGATTAAATTTCATACCGTTTATTTATTggaacaattttaaaacaatgtgTTTGCTTTAGTAGGAAAGGAATTTTTGCATGTAgtgtaaaataaattgttgaaTCTGTTGATCTGGGtctcattattttcttattttacttttttaaaaggtgTTTTAAATTcctatgtttttcttatatcttatatttcagcttctttttttttacctgTCAGGGATGACTGAGACATGCTCATCATTGACCTTCCTGATGCTTTGCGATCCAATGGGAGAAACTTCTGTTCCACACTTCCAGAGTTATGAGCATTCAAAATGTCGTTCAGTATATCAACCAGAGGGTGTTTGTGTTGGCAAGCCTGCCCCTCACATAGAAATAAAGATTTCTTTGGATGGTTCTTCTAATGTTGGGAGAATTTTAACAAGAGGACCACATTTAATGCTTAGGTACTATGATAAAATTTCTGCAAGGCCATCAAATGATGCCAATGACGTTTGGTTTGACACAGGCGATATTGGCTCAATAGATGATAATGGTAATCTGTGGCTTGTTGGACGATCAAATGGCAGAATAAAAAGTGGTGGAGAGAACATTTACCCCGAGGAGGTAtcattatttccttttatctgGGTAGCATCATTAGAGAATTTCTAGACACCTCTTAGTCTTACCTACGTTGATTTAATCTCTTTTTCGTTTGTCTTCAcctaacaattttcttttgcagCACTATTTATGCTTATAACCGGACAAGCAAACACTGGTATATGAAACCAGAACgaaataaatagtttcattCAAAGTTTGGTGAACTTGAAAgtcatttctttgttttttcctccctttttAGTTGTTAAGTTCTATAGATATACTATTGCTTGGCCTAAACACGGACTAATTCTTTAGAGTTTGTAAATTCAACGTGTTTGAAAACTTcgtaaagaaaatattaacaGCATCCtatataatttgaatcttGATCTCTAACAAAGAATTGTCTAATCTTCTCACCGATGGAAGCAATTTCATTGCATTGATTGCAGAGCATATATGGAAGCTTGATAATTGTATTAATCTAGTTGTCGAATAGGACACTATTTTGCAGGCTGTATCTTTGGCTTGTTGTTAATCTATTTTGCTTGAGAGAAAACTGAGGGATTTTGAAGGTTTAAAGAGATCAAGGAGGTTATTTGAATGCCTCTCATGAAAATGTAAAGTTGGGTTACATATGAAATCAAACCTTTATTTACCGGATATAATCTTGTTACAGATCCTAAGACAATTAACATAACAGAGACGCACCACCCAGCCGTGCTTAAAACAACTAAGTGCGGCTATATTCCTAACCTCAACAACGgttaaacaaaaatgtcaaCAGTGAGAAGTAcagaaaaacagaaacagTAAACAATAAAGATGGCTGGGAGATAAATATAAACACGAGCCTACACAGACCTACAtcaattagtttaaattttacatggtttttctttgctttgttAGTAAGCAGTCAGAACTCCTTTTAATTTACCTTTTTGGAGGCTCCTTCATTTAGTTCAAGCCTCTGTATTTGTATATCCTTTCTCTGCTTTCTTTCATCTGAATGAAAGCAGTTCTGCCCTTTCCCCTCCCACCCtccattataaaaaataaaaggaaaaagaatttcCACTCTAGCAGTTGAGAAGAGCACAATAGTATTAAGTGTCTTTGTATGGTCagtatatatttatgaatttatctTGTTGAGAAATTGCTAAGTTTAATACTTAGCATATGTATGGGTGTGGGTTGGACAAAGccaataaaattttggttaataaATGGGATTAAACCATATTTAACTATTGCAGGGGAATTCTTCTACTAGTTACACTAATATTGATTCATCTTGTGAAGTAGATTACACAAATGAGTTTACCACAAATGAGGTAAGTTAAGTGACATTCAGATTTGTTGATCTATGATGTAATGATTTGTGCTGACTGTAAATGATTTTCATCATAATTTCATTGTTCTACAGATATTCAAAGGTCGAGAAGCTCTAATTAATTGGACACGAGAGGTTGGAAAGAGAAAGGGATTGGTTATAGTCATAAAGACATCTGATGCAGGCGTGAATGGTAGGAGGCCTAGAATTTCTTTTGGGTGTGAGAGAAGTGGGAGATATAGAAGGATGTCAAAATTGGAAGTTTTAGGAGACAAAGGAGCACGCAAGCTTACTGGAACCAAAAAATGTGGATGCCCCTTTTTATTGAAAGGACAAAAGTTGACCACTGATGATGATTGGATGGTAAAAGTAGTCTGTGGAATACATAATCACGTTGCAAATAAAAACATGGAAGGACATACATTTGCAGGGAGGTTATCGCAAGAAGAGAATGAGATTTTGATGAACTT
This DNA window, taken from Cucumis sativus cultivar 9930 chromosome 6, Cucumber_9930_V3, whole genome shotgun sequence, encodes the following:
- the LOC101218116 gene encoding probable ADP-ribosylation factor GTPase-activating protein AGD13; the protein is MNNRAMELGRPGSGKRRLKDLLLLKDNRFCADCRAADPKWASANIGVFICLKCCGVHRSLGSHISKVLSVTLDEWNDDEIDAMIEVGGNSSANAIYEAFLPEGFSKPGPDATHEQRSKFIRSKYELQEFLKPSLRILSSNSDKSNIQASFSSKIMNSFRSNSSQKSQSQQGMVEYIGLLKVKVIKGTNLAIRDMMSSDPYVVMTLGKQTVQTSVVRSNLNPVWNEELTLSVPQGFGSIKLEVYDYDTFSADDIMGEAEIDLQPLITSAMAFGDAGMFSNMQIGKWLKSHDNALINDSTVNIVDGKVKQEIALKLQNVESGELDLELEWMALEQ
- the LOC101212842 gene encoding 2-succinylbenzoate--CoA ligase, chloroplastic/peroxisomal isoform X3, yielding MTNYSLPHICQCLTRIATAPRPSPLTLAANRPQTGQQFVNSVFALARGLLDLGLLPGDVVVISAFNSDWYLEWLLAVAFVGAIAAPLNYRWSFEEALSAMVAVQPVMLVIDEGGCQWYSKLQNNHIPSLRWHVFIGSHLPGYDKTRGALTSEELKKHYVINMPPNFLHAPEGVALICFTSGTTGRPKGVAITHSALIVQTLAKVAIVGYSEDDVYLHTAPLCHIGGLSSAIAMLMLGARHILIPKFEVKSAVEAIDLYGVTSLITVPAMMADLVSLIRERDNGKTRESVKKILNGGGGLPLELIKDAVGIFPRAKLVSAYGMTETCSSLTFLMLCDPMGETSVPHFQSYEHSKCRSVYQPEGVCVGKPAPHIEIKISLDGSSNVGRILTRGPHLMLRYYDKISARPSNDANDVWFDTGDIGSIDDNGNLWLVGRSNGRIKSGGENIYPEEIFKGREALINWTREVGKRKGLVIVIKTSDAGVNGRRPRISFGCERSGRYRRMSKLEVLGDKGARKLTGTKKCGCPFLLKGQKLTTDDDWMVKVVCGIHNHVANKNMEGHTFAGRLSQEENEILMNLSNSSVRPKDILSTLKSRDAQNASTMKTIYNARHRQKRVEKKQKPDMQELFGGENSIATSGS
- the LOC101212842 gene encoding 2-succinylbenzoate--CoA ligase, chloroplastic/peroxisomal isoform X1 gives rise to the protein MTNYSLPHICQCLTRIATAPRPSPLTLAANRPQTGQQFVNSVFALARGLLDLGLLPGDVVVISAFNSDWYLEWLLAVAFVGAIAAPLNYRWSFEEALSAMVAVQPVMLVIDEGGCQWYSKLQNNHIPSLRWHVFIGSHLPGYDKTRGALTSEELKKHYVINMPPNFLHAPEGVALICFTSGTTGRPKGVAITHSALIVQTLAKVAIVGYSEDDVYLHTAPLCHIGGLSSAIAMLMLGARHILIPKFEVKSAVEAIDLYGVTSLITVPAMMADLVSLIRERDNGKTRESVKKILNGGGGLPLELIKDAVGIFPRAKLVSAYGMTETCSSLTFLMLCDPMGETSVPHFQSYEHSKCRSVYQPEGVCVGKPAPHIEIKISLDGSSNVGRILTRGPHLMLRYYDKISARPSNDANDVWFDTGDIGSIDDNGNLWLVGRSNGRIKSGGENIYPEEGNSSTSYTNIDSSCEVDYTNEFTTNEIFKGREALINWTREVGKRKGLVIVIKTSDAGVNGRRPRISFGCERSGRYRRMSKLEVLGDKGARKLTGTKKCGCPFLLKGQKLTTDDDWMVKVVCGIHNHVANKNMEGHTFAGRLSQEENEILMNLSNSSVRPKDILSTLKSRDAQNASTMKTIYNARHRQKRVEKKQKPDMQELFGGENSIATSGS
- the LOC101212842 gene encoding 2-succinylbenzoate--CoA ligase, chloroplastic/peroxisomal isoform X2, translated to MTNYSLPHICQCLTRIATAPRPSPLTLAANRPQTGQQFVNSVFALARGLLDLGLLPGDVVVISAFNSDWYLEWLLAVAFVGAIAAPLNYRWSFEEALSAMVAVQPVMLVIDEGGCQWYSKLQNNHIPSLRWHVFIGSHLPGYDKTRGALTSEELKKHYVINMPPNFLHAPEGVALICFTSGTTGRPKGVAITHSALIVQTLAKVAIVGYSEDDVYLHTAPLCHIGGLSSAIAMLMLGARHILIPKFEVKSAVEAIDLYGVTSLITVPAMMADLVSLIRERDNGKTRESVKKILNGGGGLPLELIKDAVGIFPRAKLVSAYGMTETCSSLTFLMLCDPMGETSVPHFQSYEHSKCRSVYQPEGVCVGKPAPHIEIKISLDGSSNVGRILTRGPHLMLRYYDKISARPSNDANDVWFDTGDIGSIDDNGNLWLVGRSNGRIKSGGENIYPEEGNSSTSYTNIDSSCEVDYTNEFTTNEIFKGREALINWTREVGKRKGLVIVIKTSDAGVNGRRPRISFGCERSGRYRRMSKLEVLGDKGARKLTGTKKCGCPFLLKGQKLTTDDDWMVKVVCGIHNHVANKNMEGHTFAGRLSQEENEILMNLSNSSVRPKDILSTLKSRDAQNASTMKTIYNARHRQKRVEKKQKPDMQELFGELAT
- the LOC101212842 gene encoding 2-succinylbenzoate--CoA ligase, chloroplastic/peroxisomal isoform X5 yields the protein MTNYSLPHICQCLTRIATAPRPSPLTLAANRPQTGQQFVNSVFALARGLLDLGLLPGDVVVISAFNSDWYLEWLLAVAFVGAIAAPLNYRWSFEEALSAMVAVQPVMLVIDEGGCQWYSKLQNNHIPSLRWHVFIGSHLPGYDKTRGALTSEELKKHYVINMPPNFLHAPEGVALICFTSGTTGRPKGVAITHSALIVQTLAKVAIVGYSEDDVYLHTAPLCHIGGLSSAIAMLMLGARHILIPKFEVKSAVEAIDLYGVTSLITVPAMMADLVSLIRERDNGKTRESVKKILNGGGGLPLELIKDAVGIFPRAKLVSAYGMTETCSSLTFLMLCDPMGETSVPHFQSYEHSKCRSVYQPEGVCVGKPAPHIEIKISLDGSSNVGRILTRGPHLMLRYYDKISARPSNDANDVWFDTGDIGSIDDNGNLWLVGRSNGRIKSGGENIYPEEVERILLQHPGVKRCVVIGIPDSRLTEKTVACVQLEEDWQWYETNHELLRGKIKQHLSSAILREHCMKCNLTGFKVPKEFIKWGKPFPVTSMGKFKRDAIRNEVISHLRLLRSTL
- the LOC101212842 gene encoding 2-succinylbenzoate--CoA ligase, chloroplastic/peroxisomal isoform X4, yielding MLLSFLLSTAGSDWYLEWLLAVAFVGAIAAPLNYRWSFEEALSAMVAVQPVMLVIDEGGCQWYSKLQNNHIPSLRWHVFIGSHLPGYDKTRGALTSEELKKHYVINMPPNFLHAPEGVALICFTSGTTGRPKGVAITHSALIVQTLAKVAIVGYSEDDVYLHTAPLCHIGGLSSAIAMLMLGARHILIPKFEVKSAVEAIDLYGVTSLITVPAMMADLVSLIRERDNGKTRESVKKILNGGGGLPLELIKDAVGIFPRAKLVSAYGMTETCSSLTFLMLCDPMGETSVPHFQSYEHSKCRSVYQPEGVCVGKPAPHIEIKISLDGSSNVGRILTRGPHLMLRYYDKISARPSNDANDVWFDTGDIGSIDDNGNLWLVGRSNGRIKSGGENIYPEEGNSSTSYTNIDSSCEVDYTNEFTTNEIFKGREALINWTREVGKRKGLVIVIKTSDAGVNGRRPRISFGCERSGRYRRMSKLEVLGDKGARKLTGTKKCGCPFLLKGQKLTTDDDWMVKVVCGIHNHVANKNMEGHTFAGRLSQEENEILMNLSNSSVRPKDILSTLKSRDAQNASTMKTIYNARHRQKRVEKKQKPDMQELFGGENSIATSGS